From the genome of Paracoccus seriniphilus, one region includes:
- a CDS encoding OsmC family protein, protein MITRTRTGMAKWNGGLKDGGGTVATQSGALEDLPYGFNTRFEDTPGTNPEELVGAAHASCFSMALAMMLEHEGITGVSIDTKSRIALDQEDGGFTIKTAHLVTRISAEGDEKKILDIAAKAKAGCPISKLLNAEVTMDAEIA, encoded by the coding sequence ATGATCACCCGCACCCGCACCGGCATGGCGAAATGGAATGGCGGCCTGAAGGATGGCGGCGGAACGGTTGCAACCCAATCCGGCGCGCTGGAAGATCTGCCCTATGGGTTCAACACCCGTTTCGAAGACACACCCGGCACCAATCCCGAGGAACTGGTCGGCGCGGCGCATGCCTCTTGTTTCTCGATGGCACTGGCCATGATGCTTGAACATGAAGGCATCACGGGCGTCAGCATCGACACGAAATCCCGCATTGCCCTGGATCAGGAGGACGGCGGCTTCACCATCAAGACCGCGCATCTTGTCACCCGCATCAGCGCTGAGGGCGACGAGAAGAAAATCCTCGACATCGCGGCAAAGGCCAAGGCCGGATGTCCGATCTCGAAACTGCTGAATGCAGAAGTCACCATGGACGCCGAGATCGCGTAA
- a CDS encoding peptide chain release factor 3, whose protein sequence is MSNRPDLPPEIARRRTFAIISHPDAGKTTLTEKFLLYGGAIQMAGQVRAKGEARRTRSDFMKMEQDRGISVSASAMSFDYDGHRFNLVDTPGHSDFSEDTYRTLTAVDAAIMVIDGAKGVESQTRKLFEVCRLRDLPILTFCNKMDRESRETFEIIDEIQENLAIDVAPASWPIGVGRDFIGCYDMLNDRLELMDRADRNKVAESIQIEGLDDPKLAEHVPEHLLEKLCEEVEMARELLPTFDRQSFLEGHLTPIWFGSAINSFGVRELMNGIRNYGPPPQPQNTASREIAPEEKPVTGFVFKVQANMDPKHRDRVAFMRLASGHFARGMKLTHVRTKKPMAVSNPVLFLAADRELAEEAWAGDIIGIPNHGQLRIGDALTEGEALRFTGIPSFAPELLQSVRATDPMKAKHLEKALMQFAEEGAAKVFKPLIGSGFIVGVVGALQFEVLASRIEMEYGIPVRFEGSQFTSARWVTGPKDDVDAFANANKGHMAQDHDGDVVYLTRLQWDIDRIERDHPSLKLTATKEMMI, encoded by the coding sequence ATGAGCAACCGTCCTGATCTTCCGCCCGAAATCGCCCGCCGCCGGACCTTTGCGATCATTTCGCATCCCGATGCCGGCAAGACGACACTGACCGAAAAATTCCTGCTGTATGGCGGGGCGATCCAGATGGCCGGACAGGTGAGGGCCAAGGGCGAGGCACGCCGCACGCGATCGGACTTCATGAAGATGGAGCAGGATCGCGGGATCTCGGTCTCGGCTTCGGCCATGTCCTTTGACTATGACGGGCATCGCTTCAATCTGGTCGATACGCCGGGCCACAGCGATTTTTCCGAAGACACCTATCGCACGCTGACCGCAGTGGATGCCGCCATCATGGTGATTGACGGTGCCAAGGGGGTGGAAAGCCAGACGCGCAAGCTGTTCGAGGTTTGCCGCCTGCGGGATTTGCCCATCCTGACCTTCTGTAACAAGATGGATCGGGAAAGCCGCGAAACTTTCGAGATCATCGATGAAATTCAGGAGAACCTGGCCATCGACGTGGCGCCGGCCAGCTGGCCCATCGGGGTCGGTCGTGATTTCATCGGCTGCTATGACATGCTGAACGACCGGCTGGAACTGATGGATCGCGCAGACCGCAACAAGGTGGCCGAGTCGATCCAGATCGAAGGTCTGGATGATCCAAAGCTGGCTGAACATGTGCCCGAGCATCTGCTGGAGAAGCTTTGCGAAGAAGTCGAGATGGCGCGCGAACTGTTGCCGACCTTCGACCGCCAGTCCTTCCTTGAAGGTCACCTGACCCCGATCTGGTTCGGCAGCGCGATCAACAGCTTTGGCGTGCGCGAACTGATGAACGGAATCCGCAACTATGGCCCACCGCCGCAGCCGCAGAACACCGCCAGCCGTGAAATCGCGCCCGAAGAAAAGCCGGTGACGGGTTTCGTCTTCAAGGTTCAGGCCAACATGGACCCCAAGCACCGCGACAGGGTTGCCTTCATGCGTCTGGCCAGCGGTCATTTCGCGCGCGGGATGAAGCTGACGCATGTGCGGACGAAAAAGCCCATGGCGGTCAGCAATCCCGTGCTGTTCCTTGCCGCGGACCGGGAACTGGCCGAAGAGGCCTGGGCTGGCGACATCATCGGCATCCCCAACCACGGACAGCTTCGTATCGGTGATGCGCTGACCGAGGGTGAGGCGCTGCGCTTTACCGGCATTCCGTCGTTTGCGCCGGAATTGCTGCAATCCGTGCGTGCCACGGACCCGATGAAGGCCAAGCATCTGGAAAAGGCGCTGATGCAATTTGCCGAAGAAGGCGCGGCCAAGGTCTTCAAGCCGTTGATCGGTTCGGGCTTTATCGTCGGGGTGGTCGGTGCCCTGCAGTTCGAGGTGCTGGCCAGCCGGATCGAGATGGAATACGGCATCCCGGTGCGCTTCGAGGGGTCACAGTTCACCAGCGCCAGATGGGTGACCGGGCCCAAGGATGATGTCGATGCCTTTGCCAATGCCAACAAGGGCCACATGGCGCAGGACCATGACGGGGATGTCGTCTATCTGACCCGGCTGCAATGGGATATCGATCGCATCGAACGCGATCACCCCAGCCTGAAACTGACGGCGACCAAGGAAATGATGATCTGA
- a CDS encoding L,D-transpeptidase has protein sequence MKRRVFLTAASAAALAACAKPQPEPQPLEGHEIPLLPARYGAITDEPYPVPAVPEGVVPPELLRQEVDNPFPSYEAGTVVVDPDRALLHLILEEGRALRYGVGVGAAGFGWDGDAVMQYKRKWPRWTPPDEMVARRPDLEPYSIANGGMDPGPGNPLGARALYLFQNGEDTLYRIHGACEPQYLGQAVSSGCIRLLDQDAIDLYDRVEHGARVVVLKSLWKNGARGLF, from the coding sequence ATGAAAAGACGAGTATTCCTGACCGCTGCGTCAGCCGCCGCCTTGGCCGCATGTGCCAAGCCCCAGCCCGAACCGCAACCGTTGGAAGGACATGAGATTCCGCTCTTGCCGGCGCGATATGGGGCGATCACCGACGAGCCCTATCCGGTCCCCGCGGTCCCTGAAGGCGTGGTTCCGCCGGAATTGCTGCGCCAGGAGGTCGATAATCCCTTCCCCAGCTATGAAGCGGGCACCGTGGTGGTCGATCCCGATCGGGCATTGCTGCATCTGATTCTGGAAGAGGGCCGTGCCCTGCGCTATGGCGTCGGAGTGGGTGCGGCAGGCTTTGGCTGGGACGGTGACGCCGTCATGCAATACAAGCGCAAATGGCCGCGCTGGACGCCTCCGGATGAAATGGTTGCGCGCCGTCCCGACCTGGAACCCTATTCGATTGCCAATGGCGGCATGGACCCCGGTCCGGGCAACCCTCTGGGGGCAAGGGCGCTGTATCTGTTCCAGAATGGCGAGGACACTCTGTATCGGATTCACGGTGCCTGCGAACCTCAATATCTGGGGCAGGCCGTATCCTCGGGCTGTATCCGCCTGCTGGATCAGGACGCCATCGATCTTTACGACCGTGTCGAACATGGCGCGCGGGTCGTGGTGCTGAAATCGCTGTGGAAAAACGGCGCGCGCGGTCTGTTCTGA
- a CDS encoding cation diffusion facilitator family transporter, translating to MNSTLKIASGSIAVGVVVLLLKLAAWRLTDSVALLSDALESTVNVATAIAALIAIRVAARPADEGHPYGHHKAEFFSAVLEGVMIILAALLIMHEAWKGFFAPPALNAPFPGLAVNALAGLINGLWCWVLISRGRQLASPALVADGKHLLTDVFSSLGVLAGVCLAIVTGWAVLDPLLAAIVGLHILWSGWKVTAASLSSLMDEAVPEAELAQIRAIITDQAFGAIEVHDLRTRHAGKVSFIEFHLVVDGETTVNAAHAICDRIEHSILAILPDAEITIHVEPDHMTEHSGVLVI from the coding sequence ATGAACAGCACTTTGAAAATTGCATCCGGCAGTATCGCTGTCGGAGTGGTGGTTCTGCTGCTGAAGCTTGCCGCGTGGCGGCTGACTGATTCCGTTGCCCTGCTGTCCGATGCGCTGGAAAGCACCGTGAATGTTGCCACGGCGATTGCTGCGCTGATCGCCATTCGGGTCGCCGCCCGCCCCGCGGATGAGGGCCACCCCTACGGCCATCACAAGGCCGAATTCTTCAGTGCCGTGCTTGAGGGCGTGATGATCATTCTCGCCGCGCTGCTGATCATGCACGAGGCCTGGAAGGGATTTTTCGCCCCCCCGGCCCTGAACGCGCCCTTTCCCGGCCTGGCGGTCAATGCACTGGCGGGGCTGATCAACGGTCTCTGGTGCTGGGTCCTGATTTCGCGGGGACGCCAGCTTGCCTCGCCCGCGCTGGTGGCGGATGGCAAACATCTGCTGACCGACGTGTTTTCATCGCTTGGCGTTCTTGCCGGGGTCTGCCTGGCCATTGTGACCGGCTGGGCAGTCCTGGACCCCTTGCTGGCCGCGATCGTGGGCCTGCATATCCTGTGGTCAGGCTGGAAGGTGACCGCAGCCTCGCTGAGCAGCCTGATGGATGAAGCCGTCCCCGAAGCCGAGCTGGCGCAGATTCGCGCCATCATCACGGATCAGGCATTCGGTGCCATCGAGGTTCATGACCTGCGCACCCGACACGCCGGCAAGGTGTCCTTCATCGAGTTTCATCTGGTCGTGGATGGCGAGACGACGGTCAATGCCGCCCATGCGATCTGCGACCGGATCGAGCATTCGATCCTGGCCATACTCCCAGATGCCGAGATCACCATCCATGTCGAGCCGGACCATATGACCGAACATTCAGGCGTTCTGGTGATCTAG
- a CDS encoding extracellular solute-binding protein, with product MRFLTIINKYATRYALILFLALSGSVASMPLASLAEPAHGIAMYGKPALPAGFTHLPYANPDAPKGGTIRLAEPGGFDSLKPWILKGNAAWGVGVHVVESLMFRSIDEPFTLYGLLAESVETDPDRTWVEFTLRPEARFSDGSPVTIEDVMWSYKTLGTVGHPRYLAVWSKVAKMEKTSDRSVRFTFKEQDRELAMLMGMRPILKKAQWEGQDFAQSGLEPPIGSGPYVIDKVDPGRSITFRRNPAYWGRDLPINRGLNNFDEIRYDYFGDANAMFEAFKAGEVNVWRELSAQKWASEYDFPLMTQGEVTKSEIRNERPSGIMGLVMNTRNPVFRDWRVRQAMIEAFNFQFINKTLNGGLDPRITSYFSNSVLAMHPGPAEGRVRDLLEPFAADLLPGTLEGYTLPEGSDRPFDRQGLRRALKLLEEAGWTVQDGALKNADGRDFSFEILLNQSGSSMRSASETQQIVDIYLEALKNLGITPTVTLLDSAQYVQRTNNYDFGMTWYERALSLSPGNEQLLYWGHDGVTLPGSRNWMGMNDPVAEAMIAEMLEAKSPEQFNAATRALDRVLTAGRYVIPVNFSPVSRLAHSTWLEYPEQTPIYGDWPGFMPEVWWQEAKE from the coding sequence ATACGCGACCAGATACGCCCTGATCCTTTTCCTGGCGCTGTCCGGCAGTGTTGCATCAATGCCTCTGGCAAGCCTTGCAGAGCCTGCGCATGGTATTGCAATGTATGGAAAACCAGCGCTTCCTGCAGGTTTCACACATCTCCCCTATGCCAATCCCGATGCTCCGAAAGGCGGCACGATTCGCCTTGCCGAACCCGGGGGATTCGATTCGCTGAAACCATGGATCCTCAAGGGAAACGCGGCATGGGGCGTGGGGGTGCATGTCGTCGAATCGCTGATGTTCCGGTCCATCGACGAACCCTTCACGCTCTATGGTCTGCTGGCCGAGTCGGTCGAAACCGATCCCGACAGGACATGGGTCGAATTTACGTTGCGTCCCGAGGCCCGTTTTTCCGATGGCTCGCCGGTGACGATCGAAGACGTCATGTGGTCCTACAAGACCCTGGGAACTGTCGGGCACCCCCGCTATCTGGCCGTATGGTCAAAGGTTGCCAAGATGGAAAAGACCTCGGATCGCAGCGTCCGCTTTACCTTCAAGGAACAGGATCGAGAACTGGCGATGCTGATGGGGATGCGCCCGATCCTGAAAAAGGCCCAATGGGAGGGACAGGACTTTGCGCAGTCGGGGCTGGAACCGCCGATCGGCTCGGGGCCCTATGTGATCGACAAGGTCGATCCCGGCCGCTCGATCACCTTTCGTCGCAATCCGGCCTATTGGGGGCGTGACCTGCCGATCAATCGCGGGCTGAACAATTTCGACGAGATCCGATATGACTATTTCGGTGATGCGAATGCCATGTTCGAGGCCTTCAAGGCCGGCGAGGTCAATGTCTGGCGCGAGCTTTCCGCCCAGAAATGGGCCTCCGAATATGATTTCCCGCTGATGACGCAGGGCGAAGTCACGAAATCGGAAATCAGGAACGAACGCCCCTCGGGCATCATGGGGCTGGTCATGAACACGCGAAATCCTGTGTTTCGCGACTGGCGCGTCCGTCAGGCGATGATCGAAGCCTTCAATTTCCAGTTCATCAACAAGACGCTGAACGGTGGACTGGACCCGCGCATCACATCCTATTTCTCCAACTCGGTCCTGGCCATGCATCCCGGCCCGGCCGAGGGGCGGGTGCGCGACCTGCTGGAACCCTTTGCCGCGGATCTGCTGCCGGGCACGCTGGAGGGCTATACCCTGCCCGAGGGCAGTGACCGCCCCTTTGATCGTCAGGGCCTGCGCCGCGCGCTGAAACTGCTGGAAGAGGCCGGCTGGACCGTACAGGACGGCGCGCTGAAGAATGCCGATGGACGCGATTTCAGCTTCGAGATCCTGCTGAACCAGTCCGGTTCCTCGATGCGCAGCGCGTCCGAGACTCAGCAGATCGTCGACATCTATCTGGAGGCGCTGAAAAATCTTGGCATTACACCGACGGTCACATTGCTGGATTCGGCACAATATGTGCAGCGCACCAACAATTACGATTTCGGCATGACCTGGTATGAACGCGCGCTGTCGCTGTCGCCCGGGAACGAGCAATTGCTGTATTGGGGCCATGATGGCGTGACCCTGCCGGGCAGCCGGAACTGGATGGGGATGAACGATCCGGTGGCCGAGGCGATGATTGCCGAAATGCTGGAGGCGAAATCTCCCGAACAGTTCAATGCCGCGACCAGGGCGCTGGACCGGGTGCTGACAGCGGGGCGCTATGTGATTCCGGTCAATTTCTCGCCAGTCTCAAGGCTGGCTCATTCGACCTGGCTTGAATATCCTGAACAGACTCCAATTTATGGTGACTGGCCCGGATTCATGCCCGAGGTCTGGTGGCAGGAGGCGAAAGAATGA
- a CDS encoding formate--tetrahydrofolate ligase, with protein MTSDIQIARQARKKPILEVAEGLGLSGEDILPYGHDKAKISHAAVTRVGQQPSGHLILVTAISPTPAGEGKTTTTVGLGDALNRIGKRATICIREASLGPNFGMKGGAAGGGRAQIVPMEEMNLHFTGDFHAITSAHNLLAAMIDNHIYWGNQLGIDTRRISWRRVMDMNDRALRDMVVGLGGSTNGFPRQTGFDITVASEVMAILCLSRDLGDLQDRLGRIVIGYDMERRPVTAADLQADGAMTVLLKDALQPNLVQTLENNPALVHGGPFANIAHGCNSVIATRTALAMSDYVVTEAGFGADLGAEKFLDIKCRLAGLTPSAVVLVATIRALKMNGGVAKADLAQEDAASVRRGCANLGRHIENLRAFGLPVVVALNHFDADQESELSEVSRFCAMQGVKMIVARHWAEGGAGATDLAREVVNLVERGETGFQTLYGDEIPLWDKIETICRRIYRASGVEPAPGVQAQLEAWERAGHGHMPVCIAKTQYSFSTDPARLGAPEDHVVPVREVRLNAGAGFVVAICGDIMTMPGLPRTPAAENIGLDGKGQVEGLF; from the coding sequence ATGACCTCCGATATCCAGATTGCCCGTCAGGCACGGAAGAAGCCCATTCTTGAAGTCGCCGAGGGGCTGGGCCTGTCAGGCGAAGATATTCTGCCCTACGGGCATGACAAGGCCAAGATATCGCATGCGGCCGTGACGCGCGTCGGACAGCAGCCTTCGGGCCATCTGATCCTTGTGACTGCCATCAGTCCGACTCCTGCAGGAGAGGGCAAGACCACGACCACGGTCGGATTGGGCGATGCGCTGAACAGGATCGGCAAGCGCGCCACGATCTGTATCCGTGAAGCAAGTCTTGGCCCGAATTTCGGCATGAAAGGTGGTGCCGCCGGTGGCGGGCGGGCGCAGATCGTGCCGATGGAGGAAATGAATCTTCATTTCACCGGCGATTTCCATGCGATCACCTCGGCCCATAACCTTCTGGCGGCGATGATCGACAACCACATCTATTGGGGCAACCAGCTTGGGATCGATACACGCCGCATCAGCTGGCGCCGCGTCATGGACATGAATGACCGCGCCCTGCGCGACATGGTTGTCGGGCTGGGGGGCAGCACGAACGGTTTCCCGCGTCAAACCGGATTCGACATCACCGTGGCCTCGGAAGTGATGGCGATCCTGTGCCTTTCGCGCGATCTGGGCGATCTGCAAGACAGGTTGGGGCGGATCGTGATTGGCTATGACATGGAACGCCGGCCTGTGACTGCCGCCGATTTGCAGGCCGATGGTGCCATGACGGTGCTGCTGAAGGATGCCTTGCAGCCCAATCTGGTGCAGACGCTTGAAAACAATCCGGCGCTGGTGCACGGCGGGCCCTTTGCGAATATCGCGCATGGCTGCAACAGCGTCATCGCGACGCGCACGGCACTGGCGATGTCGGACTATGTGGTGACCGAAGCGGGCTTCGGCGCGGATCTGGGGGCCGAGAAATTCCTCGATATCAAATGCCGCCTGGCTGGTTTGACACCCTCGGCCGTTGTTCTGGTAGCCACAATCCGGGCGCTGAAGATGAACGGCGGTGTCGCCAAAGCCGATCTGGCACAGGAAGATGCGGCGTCCGTCAGGCGGGGCTGCGCCAATCTGGGCCGGCATATCGAAAACCTGCGCGCCTTCGGACTGCCGGTGGTGGTGGCGCTGAACCATTTTGATGCCGATCAGGAGTCCGAACTGTCGGAAGTTTCGCGTTTCTGCGCGATGCAGGGCGTCAAGATGATTGTCGCGCGCCACTGGGCCGAGGGCGGGGCAGGGGCCACCGATCTGGCGCGCGAGGTGGTGAATCTGGTCGAGCGAGGCGAGACCGGCTTTCAGACGCTTTATGGCGACGAGATCCCGCTATGGGACAAGATCGAAACGATTTGTCGACGGATCTATCGCGCCTCTGGCGTGGAACCGGCCCCGGGCGTTCAGGCACAACTGGAGGCATGGGAGAGAGCAGGTCACGGTCACATGCCGGTCTGCATCGCCAAGACCCAGTATTCCTTTTCCACCGATCCCGCGCGGCTGGGTGCGCCTGAAGATCATGTCGTGCCGGTTCGCGAGGTGCGGCTGAATGCCGGTGCGGGCTTTGTTGTCGCCATTTGCGGGGACATCATGACCATGCCGGGGCTGCCCCGAACTCCAGCAGCGGAAAACATCGGGCTGGATGGCAAGGGGCAGGTCGAAGGCCTGTTCTGA
- a CDS encoding deoxyguanosinetriphosphate triphosphohydrolase, with the protein MSTAPYACHPEDSRGRLWPERMSTFRSPWQRDRDRIIHSSAFRRLKHKTQVFVEHDGDAYRGDYFRTRLTHTIEVAQVARTIAGALGLNTDLAETVALAHDLGHPPFGHTGEDALAALMAPYGGFDHNAQALRIVTRLERHYADFDGLNLTWEALEGIAKHNGPVTGELPYALAEVNAAWDLELHTNASAEAQVAAVADDVAYNHHDLHDGLRAELFTEEELSELPVIGTAFAEVDKLHPGLAPMRRRHEALRRVFGVMVEDVIAVAQNRLAGLQPQSAQEIRDMDGPIIRFSKPLYQNIKAIKSFLFTRMYRAPSVVDERVRVTDILNRMFPLFLNDPTQLPDGWRIAAEQAADETQRARVVLDYVAGMTDRYAISEEHRLFPR; encoded by the coding sequence GTGTCCACCGCGCCCTATGCCTGCCACCCCGAAGACAGCCGCGGCCGTCTGTGGCCCGAACGGATGTCCACCTTCAGATCGCCCTGGCAACGTGACCGGGATCGGATCATCCATTCATCTGCCTTTCGCCGCCTCAAGCACAAGACACAGGTCTTCGTCGAACATGACGGCGATGCCTATCGCGGCGATTATTTCCGCACCCGCCTGACGCATACGATCGAGGTCGCGCAGGTCGCCCGGACCATCGCCGGGGCGCTGGGGCTGAACACCGATCTGGCCGAGACCGTGGCGCTGGCCCATGATCTGGGCCATCCCCCCTTTGGCCATACCGGCGAGGACGCGCTGGCGGCGCTGATGGCACCCTATGGCGGCTTTGACCACAATGCACAGGCGTTGCGGATCGTGACCCGGCTTGAACGCCATTACGCCGATTTCGACGGGCTCAACCTGACATGGGAAGCCCTGGAAGGCATTGCCAAGCATAATGGCCCCGTCACCGGCGAATTGCCCTATGCCCTGGCCGAGGTGAACGCCGCATGGGATCTCGAGCTGCATACCAATGCCAGCGCCGAGGCCCAGGTTGCCGCCGTGGCCGACGACGTGGCCTATAACCACCATGACCTGCATGACGGGCTGCGCGCCGAATTGTTCACCGAAGAAGAGCTTTCCGAACTGCCGGTGATCGGCACGGCCTTTGCCGAGGTGGACAAGCTGCACCCCGGCCTGGCCCCGATGCGGCGACGCCACGAGGCGCTGCGGCGTGTCTTTGGCGTCATGGTCGAAGATGTCATCGCCGTCGCCCAGAACCGGCTGGCCGGACTGCAGCCGCAATCAGCGCAGGAGATCCGTGATATGGACGGGCCGATCATCCGGTTTTCCAAGCCGCTGTATCAGAACATCAAGGCGATCAAATCCTTCCTGTTCACGCGGATGTATCGCGCCCCCTCCGTGGTGGATGAGCGCGTTCGCGTCACTGATATCCTGAACCGGATGTTCCCCCTGTTCCTGAACGATCCGACGCAACTGCCCGATGGCTGGCGCATAGCCGCCGAACAGGCCGCGGATGAAACCCAGCGTGCGCGTGTCGTTCTGGACTACGTTGCCGGGATGACCGACCGCTATGCGATTTCCGAGGAACATCGCCTGTTCCCGCGCTGA
- a CDS encoding acyltransferase family protein, whose product MTTIRFFAALWVFSFHFWSWLGLPDTGLWRAAGSGARGVDLFFVLSGFVIFHVYGQSGTGRDFNFAKFMWRRFARVYPLHFVLLLVWLVFLVGLARIGVQLERSVTLWDLVASVLLIQSWHVTDGLLLNGVAWSVSAEMTAYLSFGLLMSVSRVPPGWKFWSVALATTAIVAHLVARSEGYPGFMHPTWDFGALRILPSFALGVLTRMVADHVGTRGASIVGGIALIGLFFVVQNPDAGYVLLPLFAGLILAAARLSHHLGRMPGVNLFVYLGEISYSTYMVHTLILLIYSNAGPRIFGFWDRVPMTLHAIIVFLIILAASSVSYHLIEKPARNWLNRRWSRRETARAASEGTI is encoded by the coding sequence TTGACCACGATCCGCTTCTTCGCGGCCTTGTGGGTGTTTTCCTTCCATTTCTGGAGTTGGCTGGGCCTGCCCGACACGGGGTTGTGGCGGGCGGCCGGATCGGGCGCCCGAGGCGTCGACCTTTTCTTCGTGCTGTCTGGATTCGTGATCTTTCACGTCTATGGTCAGAGCGGGACCGGGCGCGATTTCAATTTCGCCAAGTTCATGTGGCGGCGCTTTGCGCGGGTCTACCCCCTTCATTTCGTCCTGTTGCTGGTCTGGCTGGTCTTTCTGGTCGGCCTTGCGCGTATCGGAGTCCAGTTGGAAAGATCGGTGACGCTCTGGGATCTGGTGGCCTCTGTGCTGTTGATCCAGTCATGGCATGTGACCGACGGGTTGCTGCTGAACGGTGTGGCATGGTCGGTTTCGGCAGAAATGACCGCCTATCTGTCCTTTGGCCTGCTGATGAGCGTCTCGCGCGTTCCGCCGGGTTGGAAATTCTGGTCCGTCGCGCTGGCCACGACCGCCATCGTCGCGCATCTGGTCGCGCGCAGTGAGGGTTATCCCGGCTTCATGCATCCCACATGGGATTTTGGCGCGCTGCGCATCCTGCCCAGTTTCGCCCTTGGGGTTCTGACGCGAATGGTGGCCGATCATGTCGGAACGCGCGGCGCGTCGATCGTGGGCGGCATTGCACTGATAGGACTGTTTTTCGTCGTGCAGAACCCGGATGCGGGCTATGTGCTGTTGCCGCTTTTCGCCGGGCTTATCCTGGCGGCGGCGCGGCTGTCGCACCATCTGGGCCGCATGCCCGGGGTCAATTTGTTTGTCTATCTGGGCGAGATTTCCTATTCGACCTATATGGTCCATACGCTGATCCTGCTGATCTATTCCAATGCCGGTCCGCGCATTTTCGGGTTCTGGGACAGGGTGCCAATGACCTTGCACGCGATCATCGTCTTCCTGATCATTCTGGCCGCATCCTCGGTGAGCTACCATCTGATTGAAAAACCCGCGCGGAACTGGTTGAACCGCAGATGGTCCCGCCGCGAAACCGCGAGGGCTGCAAGCGAGGGGACGATATGA
- the xth gene encoding exodeoxyribonuclease III: protein MKIASFNINGIKARIEALTNWLAGADVDVVVLQEIKSVDEGFPREHFSDLGWNVETHGQKGFNGVAILSRLPLEDVSRGLPGDDSDEQARYIEATVVGDQAVRLAGLYLPNGNPVPGPKYDYKLAWMERLRHRAAELLALEMPVVMLGDYNVIPEARDAAKPEKWVDDALFLPQSRAALRAIQWQGWTDAIRIRDPWAQRGPFTFWDYQAGAWNRDDGIRIDHLLLSPQAADLMVETGIDREARAGEKPSDHVPVWVRLAA, encoded by the coding sequence ATGAAGATTGCCAGCTTCAACATCAATGGAATCAAGGCCCGGATCGAGGCGCTGACAAACTGGCTGGCCGGGGCCGATGTCGATGTCGTCGTGCTGCAGGAAATCAAATCCGTGGACGAAGGTTTCCCGCGCGAGCATTTCTCGGACCTGGGCTGGAATGTCGAGACCCATGGACAAAAGGGCTTCAACGGCGTCGCGATCCTGTCGCGCCTGCCGCTGGAGGATGTCTCGCGTGGTCTGCCCGGCGACGACAGCGATGAACAGGCCCGCTATATCGAGGCCACCGTGGTCGGTGATCAGGCCGTGCGGCTTGCCGGGCTGTATCTGCCCAATGGCAACCCGGTGCCGGGCCCGAAATATGATTACAAGCTGGCCTGGATGGAGCGTTTGCGCCACCGGGCAGCCGAGCTTCTGGCGCTGGAAATGCCCGTGGTGATGCTGGGCGACTACAATGTCATTCCCGAGGCGCGCGATGCCGCCAAGCCAGAGAAATGGGTCGATGACGCCTTGTTCCTGCCGCAAAGCAGGGCGGCGCTGCGGGCGATTCAATGGCAGGGCTGGACCGATGCAATCCGGATTCGCGATCCCTGGGCGCAGCGCGGTCCCTTTACCTTCTGGGATTATCAGGCCGGGGCATGGAACCGCGATGACGGCATCCGCATCGACCATCTGCTGCTGTCGCCGCAGGCTGCGGACCTGATGGTTGAAACCGGCATCGACCGAGAGGCCCGCGCCGGCGAGAAACCCAGCGATCACGTGCCGGTCTGGGTGCGACTGGCAGCCTGA
- a CDS encoding HesB/IscA family protein — protein sequence MNLPPKVTDRAFARLAEINENGAGRPLRVAVAGGGCSGFQYEIRLDDVAEDDLVLESGGQKVVVDPVSLPYLAGAVIDFTDELIGARFVIDNPNASSSCGCGTSFSM from the coding sequence ATGAACTTGCCACCGAAAGTCACTGATCGCGCCTTTGCGCGTCTGGCCGAAATCAATGAAAATGGCGCCGGCCGCCCTCTGCGGGTTGCCGTGGCTGGCGGCGGATGCTCCGGATTCCAATATGAGATCCGGCTGGATGATGTCGCCGAGGATGACCTTGTGCTGGAAAGCGGCGGCCAGAAGGTCGTCGTCGATCCGGTCTCGCTGCCCTATCTGGCGGGCGCGGTGATCGATTTTACCGATGAGTTGATTGGCGCGCGCTTTGTGATCGACAATCCGAATGCATCCTCAAGTTGTGGTTGCGGAACGTCATTCTCGATGTAG